Proteins encoded together in one Bradyrhizobium sp. PSBB068 window:
- a CDS encoding acyltransferase, translating to MKSIAHAAPAVDIQAAPKLHKRNVALDRARTFLTLVVLLHHAVIPYTHFGHTDPTSWIGFDCVVLATDSFFMAMFFFLSGLFVWPGLGRKPWLIFLRDRLLRLGLPFVVCAVTVIPIAYYAIALRATPELTFSEFWRKTMMFGPWPSGPIWFVWVLMTFDLTASLLYRVSPHLLEPINRLSIMGFERPSKFWLFLVVVSAAAYLPMLVHYGQNYWFELGPFSVQASRVLLYASYFFIGAGIGAANLEGGVLSAHGRLTERRWFWTGVTLIPYALMWVMIYIKRQIIGNPDPLPGWYLAAYGSFYVLFSASILFAILAYFLQSKAVGPTLLDRMQSDAYGMFLVHYPIVLWLQYWLFDMDLPAIAKAAIAFFATVALSWAATAVLRKLPGANYVL from the coding sequence ATGAAATCGATTGCTCACGCGGCTCCGGCCGTCGACATCCAGGCAGCACCGAAGCTCCACAAGCGCAATGTCGCGCTGGACCGCGCGCGCACCTTCCTGACGCTGGTCGTGCTGCTGCACCATGCGGTGATCCCCTACACCCATTTCGGGCATACCGACCCCACATCGTGGATCGGCTTCGACTGCGTGGTGCTCGCCACCGACAGCTTCTTCATGGCGATGTTCTTCTTTCTGTCCGGGCTGTTCGTCTGGCCCGGGCTCGGCCGCAAGCCGTGGCTGATCTTCCTGCGCGACCGGCTGCTGCGGCTCGGCTTGCCGTTTGTGGTCTGCGCCGTCACCGTAATTCCGATCGCCTATTACGCGATCGCCCTGCGCGCGACGCCGGAGCTGACCTTCTCCGAGTTCTGGCGAAAAACCATGATGTTCGGGCCATGGCCAAGCGGCCCGATCTGGTTCGTCTGGGTGTTGATGACCTTCGACCTGACGGCGAGCCTGCTGTACCGGGTCTCGCCGCATCTGCTCGAGCCGATCAACCGTCTGTCGATCATGGGATTCGAACGTCCCTCGAAGTTCTGGCTGTTCCTCGTCGTCGTCAGCGCCGCCGCCTATCTGCCGATGTTGGTCCATTACGGCCAGAACTACTGGTTCGAGCTCGGGCCGTTTTCGGTGCAGGCGAGCCGCGTGCTGCTGTACGCGTCCTATTTCTTCATCGGGGCGGGCATCGGGGCGGCAAACCTCGAGGGTGGCGTGCTCAGCGCGCATGGGCGACTGACCGAGCGGCGCTGGTTCTGGACCGGCGTCACGCTGATCCCCTACGCGCTGATGTGGGTGATGATCTACATCAAGCGCCAGATCATCGGTAACCCCGATCCGCTGCCGGGCTGGTATCTTGCGGCCTATGGCAGCTTCTACGTGCTGTTCAGTGCCTCGATCCTGTTCGCGATCCTGGCCTACTTCCTGCAATCGAAAGCAGTGGGGCCGACGCTGCTCGACCGCATGCAGAGCGACGCCTACGGCATGTTCCTGGTGCACTATCCGATCGTGCTGTGGCTGCAATACTGGCTGTTCGACATGGATCTGCCGGCGATCGCAAAGGCTGCGATCGCGTTCTTCGCCACGGTGGCGCTGAGCTGGGCCGCGACAGCCGTGCTGCGCAAGCTGCCGGGCGCCAACTACGTGCTGTAG
- a CDS encoding DUF427 domain-containing protein, protein MKLPGPDHPITITPNAKRVRVTADGVVIAETTHALTLKEASYPAVQYVPRQDANMALLARTERTTHCPYKGDASYFSIKANGKTLDNAIWTYEEPFPAMTEIAGHLAFYPDKVKIEEVA, encoded by the coding sequence ATGAAGCTCCCCGGCCCCGACCATCCCATCACGATCACGCCCAATGCCAAACGCGTCCGCGTCACCGCCGACGGCGTCGTGATCGCCGAGACCACCCATGCGCTGACCCTCAAGGAAGCGAGCTATCCGGCCGTGCAATACGTCCCCCGGCAGGACGCCAACATGGCGCTGCTCGCCCGCACCGAGCGGACCACGCATTGCCCGTACAAGGGGGATGCGAGCTACTTCAGCATCAAGGCGAACGGCAAGACGCTGGACAATGCGATCTGGACCTATGAGGAGCCTTTCCCGGCCATGACCGAGATCGCCGGCCACCTCGCATTCTATCCCGACAAGGTGAAGATCGAGGAAGTCGCCTAG
- a CDS encoding low temperature requirement protein A — translation MAENPRGAMFRVIVPNQHSRVTNAELFFDLVFVFAVTQLSHTLLHHFTPLGAVQVTLLFLAVWWVWVYTTWVTNWLNPDLTPVRLLLFVLMLGGLLLSTSIPTAFEGRGLWFAGTYAAMQVGRTAFWLLATPRRRTAVRHNAIRILTWLSCSAVLWISGGFAEHETRMWLWIAALTIEYIAPAARFWTPGLGPSSIEAWSVEGGHMAERCAGFIIIALGEAIVVDGATFADLIWTPENVTAFISALVGSIAMWWIYFHKGAEAGSEMISKAEESGRVARIAYTYLHMPIVGGIILTAVADELVLKHPGGHSDLKTIISSVGGPMLFLVGTILFKYVIRGFLQLSHGVGIVALAVTAYFAGGMSPLMLSIVTTAIMIVVAAWESISLRSDPSAEE, via the coding sequence ATGGCAGAAAATCCGCGCGGCGCCATGTTTCGCGTCATCGTGCCGAACCAGCACAGCCGCGTCACCAATGCCGAGCTGTTCTTCGACCTCGTCTTCGTCTTCGCCGTCACGCAGCTGTCGCACACGCTGCTGCATCACTTCACCCCGCTCGGCGCGGTGCAGGTCACGCTGCTGTTCCTCGCGGTGTGGTGGGTGTGGGTCTACACCACCTGGGTCACCAACTGGCTCAATCCCGACCTGACGCCGGTCCGCCTGCTGCTGTTCGTCCTGATGCTGGGCGGGCTGTTGCTGTCGACCTCGATCCCGACCGCATTCGAGGGCCGCGGGCTGTGGTTTGCCGGGACCTATGCCGCGATGCAGGTCGGCCGCACCGCGTTCTGGCTGCTGGCGACGCCGCGGCGCCGCACCGCGGTGCGCCACAATGCGATCCGGATCCTGACCTGGCTGTCTTGCTCGGCCGTGCTGTGGATATCAGGCGGCTTCGCCGAGCATGAGACGCGGATGTGGCTCTGGATCGCGGCGCTGACAATCGAATATATCGCGCCCGCCGCGCGGTTCTGGACCCCGGGGCTCGGCCCGTCCTCGATCGAGGCCTGGTCGGTCGAAGGCGGCCATATGGCCGAGCGCTGCGCCGGCTTCATCATCATTGCGCTCGGCGAGGCCATCGTGGTCGACGGCGCGACCTTCGCCGACCTGATCTGGACGCCGGAGAATGTCACAGCCTTCATCTCGGCTTTGGTCGGCAGCATCGCGATGTGGTGGATCTATTTCCACAAGGGCGCCGAGGCGGGCTCCGAGATGATCTCGAAGGCGGAGGAATCCGGCCGTGTCGCGCGGATCGCCTACACCTATCTGCATATGCCGATCGTCGGCGGCATCATCCTCACCGCGGTTGCCGATGAGCTGGTGTTGAAGCATCCAGGCGGCCATTCCGACCTGAAGACGATCATCAGCTCGGTCGGCGGCCCCATGCTGTTCCTGGTCGGGACCATCCTGTTCAAATACGTGATCCGCGGCTTCCTGCAGCTCTCGCACGGCGTCGGCATCGTCGCGCTGGCGGTCACGGCGTATTTCGCCGGCGGGATGTCGCCGCTGATGCTCTCGATCGTCACCACCGCGATCATGATCGTGGTCGCGGCGTGGGAATCGATCTCGCTGCGGTCCGATCCCTCGGCCGAAGAATAG
- the egtD gene encoding L-histidine N(alpha)-methyltransferase has product MNVHAAALAKAYPFDEATAAFAGDVIGDLARHPKRLSPKYFYDATGSELFEQITVLPEYYPTRTELGILSDRGDEIAANIPDGAALVEFGAGATTKVRLLLEHCEFAAYVPVDISGDFLKAQADGLRKDFPGLGIYPVTADFTTPFALPEAVAAMPKVGFFPGSTLGNFEPSEALAFLRSARKILGHGAQMIIGVDLEKDERVLYDAYNDAAGVTARFNLNVLVRINRELGGNFDLSGFTHRSIYNRDRHRIEMHLISRKAQTVRILGNTFAFRPGESIHTENSYKYSIERFTALARSAGWTVRNSWTDANTMFSVHALIAE; this is encoded by the coding sequence ATGAATGTGCATGCCGCCGCTTTGGCCAAAGCCTATCCGTTCGACGAAGCGACTGCTGCGTTTGCCGGCGACGTGATCGGCGATCTCGCCCGTCACCCGAAACGGCTGTCGCCAAAATATTTCTACGACGCCACCGGCTCGGAGCTGTTCGAGCAGATCACGGTGCTGCCGGAATATTATCCGACACGCACCGAACTCGGCATCCTCAGCGACCGCGGCGACGAGATCGCGGCGAACATTCCGGACGGCGCAGCGCTGGTCGAGTTCGGCGCCGGTGCGACCACCAAGGTACGCCTGCTGCTCGAGCATTGCGAATTCGCAGCCTATGTGCCGGTCGATATTTCCGGCGATTTCCTGAAAGCCCAGGCCGACGGCCTGCGGAAGGATTTCCCGGGTCTCGGCATCTATCCGGTCACGGCCGATTTCACCACGCCGTTCGCGCTGCCCGAGGCGGTCGCCGCGATGCCGAAGGTCGGCTTCTTCCCCGGATCGACGCTCGGCAATTTCGAACCGAGCGAGGCCTTGGCCTTCCTGCGCAGCGCGCGCAAGATCCTCGGCCACGGCGCGCAGATGATCATCGGCGTCGACCTCGAGAAGGACGAGCGCGTGCTGTACGACGCCTACAACGATGCGGCCGGCGTCACCGCGCGCTTCAACCTCAATGTGCTGGTGCGGATCAACCGCGAGCTCGGCGGCAATTTCGATCTCTCGGGCTTCACCCACCGTTCGATCTACAACCGTGACCGCCATCGCATCGAGATGCACCTGATCAGCCGCAAGGCGCAGACCGTGCGGATCCTCGGCAACACCTTCGCGTTCCGCCCCGGTGAAAGCATTCACACCGAGAACAGCTACAAATACTCGATCGAGCGTTTCACCGCACTGGCGCGCAGCGCGGGCTGGACGGTGCGCAACAGCTGGACCGACGCCAACACGATGTTCTCGGTGCACGCGCTGATCGCGGAATAG
- a CDS encoding DUF1328 domain-containing protein: MTLLKWALVFLVVSIIAGLLGFTGISAASADIARFLFYVFVVIFLVLLILGLTIFRV, encoded by the coding sequence ATGACACTGCTGAAATGGGCGTTGGTCTTCCTTGTCGTATCGATCATCGCGGGCTTGCTCGGCTTCACAGGTATCTCAGCCGCTTCAGCCGATATCGCACGCTTTCTGTTCTATGTGTTCGTCGTGATCTTCCTGGTGCTGCTGATCCTTGGGCTCACGATATTCAGGGTCTAG
- a CDS encoding BolA family transcriptional regulator gives MPMDARDIESMIKAAIPDAEVTIRDLAGDGDHYAATVVSESFRGKSRVQQHQIVYQSLKGQMGGVLHALALQTGVPEG, from the coding sequence ATGCCGATGGACGCCCGTGATATCGAATCGATGATCAAGGCAGCGATCCCGGACGCCGAGGTGACGATCCGCGACCTGGCCGGCGACGGCGACCATTATGCGGCCACTGTCGTTTCCGAGTCATTCCGCGGCAAGTCCCGCGTCCAGCAGCACCAGATCGTCTACCAATCGCTGAAGGGCCAGATGGGCGGCGTCCTGCACGCCCTGGCGCTGCAAACCGGGGTGCCGGAAGGCTAA
- a CDS encoding efflux RND transporter permease subunit — translation MHFTDIFIRRPILATVVSLLILLIGTAAMVSLPVRQYPSMESATIQVDVSFPGATQDVMQGFVTSVIAQSIATANGIEYMTSNSTLGTSQIKAKLVLNANADRAMTEVLAKVQQVKYRMPAGVFDPVITKITDGASAVQYIAFTSATLSSAEITDFATRVAQPLLTSVPGVASADTLGGAALAMRVWIDPFKLAARGLTAGDIAAALRANNVQSAPGRLRGEITVTNIAAQTDLRNLDDFRKMVIKTGAGSGGLVRLGDVATLEIGGENYDANARDNGTPTVFIGVQPTPDGNPLEIVAATNKVIGDLNRAAPPGLQVRDVFNIVHFVKASISEVQHALVEAIVIVVVVILLFLGSFRSVLIPVVTVPLSLVGTAAMMLALGFSINLLTLLAMVLAIGLVVDDAIVVVENIHRHIEEGLKPAEAALIGAREIIGPVVAMTITLAAVYAPIGLMGGLTGSMFREFAFTLAGSVIVSGVVALTLSPMMSSQLLGEATSHGRFARFVEYRFSKLSRGYSWLLAATLRMRTAVLVVAVSVLAAIVVLFLGSQRELAPPEDQGYVFTVLRAPQYASVDYTTRYTDQIEQMYRSFPEYQSSWVLNGNDGQNRAFGGINLTDWDKRKRSADDIQNQLYGMSYGVLGASVTPFQPAALPAATGGLPFQMVVRSAGDFASIYQEVETLKGAAWKSGLFVFVDSDLAFDSPTARITIDHAKAAEAGVSMQTIADTLAVLVGENYVNRFNFFERSYVVIPQVRQADRVTPENLGNFNVRSSSGQMFPLSTVIKIDVKPEPNRLPQFNQMNAATISAVLKPGVTMGQAVSFMQAQKLSPGMTVDWLSDSRQYVQEGNRLIVTFGMALIVIFLVLAAQFESFRDPLVIMVTVPLAVCGALLPLYFGFTTLNIYTQIGLVTLIGLISKHGILMVSFANEIQHHEGLDRVAAIQKAAVVRMRPVLMTTAAMVAGLAPLLYADGAGAASRFAIGIVVVMGMLIGTLFTLFVLPTFYILIARDHRAAATPRLESVAARGEIAA, via the coding sequence ATGCATTTCACCGACATCTTCATCCGCCGACCGATCCTGGCGACGGTCGTCAGCCTGCTGATCCTTCTGATCGGCACCGCAGCGATGGTCTCGCTGCCGGTCCGGCAATATCCCAGCATGGAGAGCGCGACGATCCAGGTCGACGTCTCGTTCCCCGGTGCGACCCAGGACGTCATGCAGGGGTTCGTCACCTCTGTCATCGCGCAGTCGATCGCGACCGCCAATGGCATCGAGTACATGACCTCGAACTCGACGCTCGGCACGAGCCAGATCAAGGCCAAGCTGGTGCTCAACGCCAACGCCGACCGTGCCATGACCGAGGTGCTCGCCAAGGTGCAGCAGGTCAAGTACCGCATGCCCGCCGGCGTGTTCGACCCTGTCATCACCAAGATCACCGACGGCGCGTCGGCGGTGCAGTACATCGCCTTCACCAGCGCGACGCTGAGCTCCGCTGAAATCACCGACTTCGCCACCCGCGTGGCGCAGCCGCTGTTGACGTCCGTGCCCGGCGTCGCGTCGGCCGATACGTTGGGCGGCGCGGCGCTGGCGATGCGGGTATGGATCGATCCGTTCAAGCTTGCGGCGCGCGGGCTGACCGCGGGCGATATCGCGGCGGCGCTGCGCGCCAACAACGTGCAGTCGGCGCCGGGCCGGCTGCGCGGCGAGATCACCGTCACCAACATCGCGGCGCAGACCGATCTCAGGAATCTCGACGATTTCCGCAAGATGGTGATCAAGACCGGTGCCGGCAGCGGCGGTTTGGTGCGGCTCGGCGATGTCGCGACACTCGAGATCGGCGGCGAGAACTACGATGCCAATGCGCGCGACAACGGCACGCCGACCGTGTTCATCGGCGTGCAGCCGACCCCCGACGGCAATCCGCTGGAGATCGTCGCGGCCACCAACAAGGTGATCGGGGATCTCAACCGGGCGGCGCCGCCCGGCCTGCAAGTCAGGGACGTCTTCAACATCGTTCACTTCGTCAAGGCCTCGATCTCGGAGGTCCAGCACGCACTGGTCGAGGCGATCGTAATCGTCGTGGTGGTGATCCTGTTGTTCCTCGGATCGTTCCGCTCGGTGCTGATCCCTGTCGTCACGGTGCCGCTGTCGCTGGTCGGCACCGCCGCGATGATGCTGGCGCTCGGCTTTTCCATCAACCTCTTGACCCTGCTTGCGATGGTGCTCGCGATCGGGCTCGTCGTCGACGACGCCATTGTCGTGGTGGAGAACATCCATCGCCACATCGAAGAGGGGCTGAAGCCGGCCGAGGCGGCCTTGATCGGCGCGCGCGAGATCATCGGCCCCGTGGTCGCGATGACGATCACGCTTGCCGCGGTCTACGCCCCGATCGGCCTGATGGGCGGCCTCACCGGCAGCATGTTCCGCGAATTCGCCTTCACGCTGGCGGGCTCGGTGATCGTATCGGGCGTGGTCGCGCTGACCCTGTCGCCGATGATGAGCTCGCAGCTGTTGGGTGAAGCGACCTCGCATGGCCGGTTTGCCCGCTTTGTCGAGTACCGGTTCTCGAAGCTGTCGCGCGGCTACAGCTGGCTCTTGGCAGCGACGCTTAGGATGCGTACCGCGGTGCTGGTGGTTGCCGTCAGCGTGCTGGCCGCGATCGTGGTGCTGTTCCTTGGCAGCCAGCGCGAGCTCGCGCCGCCGGAAGACCAGGGTTACGTGTTCACCGTGCTCAGGGCCCCGCAATATGCCAGCGTGGATTACACGACGCGCTACACCGATCAGATCGAGCAGATGTATCGCTCGTTTCCGGAGTATCAGTCGAGTTGGGTGCTTAACGGCAATGACGGACAGAACCGGGCCTTCGGCGGCATCAACCTGACCGACTGGGACAAGCGCAAGCGTTCCGCCGACGACATCCAGAACCAGCTCTACGGCATGTCCTACGGCGTGCTCGGCGCCAGCGTGACGCCGTTCCAGCCGGCCGCACTGCCGGCGGCGACCGGCGGCCTGCCGTTCCAGATGGTGGTGCGTTCGGCCGGCGATTTCGCCAGCATCTATCAGGAGGTCGAGACTTTGAAGGGAGCGGCCTGGAAGAGCGGGCTGTTCGTCTTCGTCGACAGCGATCTCGCCTTCGACAGCCCGACCGCGCGGATCACGATCGATCACGCCAAGGCGGCCGAGGCGGGCGTCAGCATGCAGACCATCGCCGATACGCTCGCGGTGCTGGTCGGCGAGAACTATGTCAACCGCTTCAATTTCTTCGAGCGCTCCTACGTGGTGATCCCGCAGGTGCGCCAGGCCGACCGGGTCACGCCGGAGAATCTCGGAAACTTCAACGTGCGTTCCAGCTCGGGCCAGATGTTCCCGCTGTCGACGGTGATCAAGATCGACGTCAAGCCGGAGCCGAACCGGCTGCCGCAGTTCAATCAGATGAACGCGGCGACGATCTCGGCGGTGCTCAAGCCCGGTGTGACCATGGGACAGGCGGTGTCCTTCATGCAGGCGCAGAAGCTGTCGCCGGGCATGACGGTCGACTGGCTGTCGGACAGCCGGCAATACGTCCAGGAGGGCAACCGCCTGATCGTCACCTTCGGCATGGCGCTGATCGTGATCTTCCTGGTGCTGGCGGCGCAGTTCGAGAGTTTTCGCGATCCGCTGGTCATCATGGTCACGGTGCCGCTCGCGGTCTGCGGCGCGCTGCTGCCGCTGTATTTCGGTTTCACCACGCTGAACATCTACACCCAGATCGGGCTCGTCACGCTGATTGGGCTGATCTCCAAGCACGGCATCCTGATGGTGAGCTTTGCCAACGAGATCCAGCACCATGAAGGACTCGACCGCGTTGCCGCGATCCAGAAGGCGGCCGTCGTGCGCATGCGGCCGGTACTGATGACGACGGCCGCGATGGTCGCCGGCCTCGCGCCGCTGCTCTATGCCGACGGCGCAGGCGCGGCGAGCCGCTTCGCGATCGGCATCGTCGTGGTGATGGGGATGCTGATCGGCACGCTGTTCACGCTGTTCGTGCTGCCGACCTTCTACATCCTGATCGCCCGCGACCATCGCGCCGCCGCCACGCCACGGCTCGAAAGCGTGGCGGCGAGGGGCGAGATCGCTGCGTGA
- the egtB gene encoding ergothioneine biosynthesis protein EgtB — protein sequence MTKPASAAAANSAAAPSPSSESAPLAQRLADAYRAVRDETERRAAPLSAEDQLIQSMPDASPAKWHRAHTTWFFEQFLLGEHVKGYTPLHPDYAYLFNSYYVSAGPRHARHQRGHLTRPTADEVTAYRRHVDAEVVKFFRTATPEKLEALVPLVEVGLNHEQQHQELMVTDILHAFAQNPIPPAYDPAWRFPASQHGPQEWVALNEGIHTVGHADDSFHFDNEKPAHRALVGPVKLAKNLVTNAEWLAFIKDGGYSTATLWLMDGFGTVSKEGWQAPGHWREIDGEWQIMTLGGLQPIDPQAPVCHVSYYEADAFARWAGKHLPTEIEWEVAARAGLLSDAYGIVWQWTRSSYSPYPGYRAIEGALGEYNGKFMVNQLVLRGSSLATPPGHSRVTYRNFFYPHHRWQFTGLRLADYA from the coding sequence GTGACGAAACCAGCCTCTGCCGCGGCCGCCAATTCCGCCGCCGCCCCGTCACCTTCCTCCGAATCCGCCCCGCTCGCGCAGCGGCTGGCGGACGCCTATCGTGCGGTCCGCGACGAGACCGAGCGCCGGGCCGCCCCGCTTTCGGCGGAAGACCAGCTGATCCAGTCGATGCCGGATGCGAGCCCTGCCAAGTGGCACCGCGCCCATACCACCTGGTTCTTCGAGCAGTTTCTGCTCGGAGAACACGTCAAGGGCTACACGCCGTTACATCCTGACTACGCCTATCTGTTCAATTCCTATTACGTCAGCGCCGGCCCCCGGCATGCCCGCCACCAGCGCGGCCATCTGACCCGACCGACCGCCGACGAAGTCACAGCCTACCGCCGCCATGTCGACGCCGAGGTGGTGAAGTTCTTCCGGACCGCGACGCCTGAAAAGCTCGAGGCGCTGGTGCCGCTGGTCGAGGTCGGCCTCAATCACGAGCAGCAGCATCAGGAGCTGATGGTCACCGACATCCTGCATGCCTTCGCGCAGAACCCGATTCCGCCGGCCTACGATCCGGCGTGGCGCTTCCCGGCGTCGCAGCACGGGCCGCAGGAATGGGTGGCGCTCAACGAAGGCATCCACACCGTCGGCCATGCCGACGACAGCTTCCATTTCGACAATGAGAAGCCCGCGCATCGAGCCCTGGTCGGCCCGGTCAAGCTCGCCAAGAATCTCGTCACCAACGCCGAGTGGCTCGCCTTCATCAAGGACGGCGGCTATTCCACCGCGACGCTATGGCTGATGGACGGCTTCGGCACTGTCAGCAAAGAGGGCTGGCAGGCGCCCGGCCATTGGCGTGAGATCGACGGCGAATGGCAGATCATGACGCTGGGCGGCCTGCAGCCGATCGATCCGCAGGCCCCGGTCTGCCATGTCAGCTATTACGAGGCCGACGCCTTCGCCCGCTGGGCCGGCAAGCATCTACCGACCGAGATAGAATGGGAGGTCGCCGCCCGCGCCGGCCTGCTCAGCGACGCCTATGGCATCGTCTGGCAATGGACCCGCAGCTCCTATTCGCCCTATCCGGGCTACCGCGCCATCGAGGGCGCACTCGGTGAGTACAACGGAAAATTCATGGTGAATCAGCTCGTGCTGCGGGGGTCGTCGCTGGCGACGCCACCGGGTCACAGCCGCGTCACCTACCGCAACTTCTTCTATCCGCACCATCGCTGGCAATTCACGGGGTTACGCCTCGCCGACTACGCCTGA
- a CDS encoding MFS transporter: MTVSENIHAARLEAGSAQDRLPVGQLLAFTVAGFLAIMTENMPAGLLPQIGTGLGVSEAMAGQTVTLYALGSVVAAVPVIAATRSWNRRPLFLLAIAGLLIFNTMTAVSAQYGLTLVARFVAGMSAGVVWGLVAGYARRLAPQNLQGRAMAIVGVGQPIALSLGVPLGSWLGGMFDWRAVFYIMSAIALLLLAWVRLAVPDFPGQARHQRLPVRLVFLIPGVRPVLLVLFAWILAHNILYTYVAPFLGATGTDLRLDLILLVFGVASVVGIWGTGLLVDRQLRALTLISLAAFAVAAILLAIPHHSAVLVLIGVAAWGLTFGGAPTLLQTALADSAGDHADVAQSILVTVFNLAVAGGGLIGGLVTDQAGPGWLPWILLPLVMTALATVWQAKAHGFRAGRRAA; the protein is encoded by the coding sequence ATGACTGTCTCAGAGAATATTCATGCCGCCAGACTAGAGGCTGGCAGCGCTCAAGACCGCCTTCCGGTCGGGCAATTGCTGGCGTTCACCGTGGCGGGCTTCCTCGCCATCATGACCGAGAACATGCCCGCCGGTTTGCTTCCGCAGATCGGCACTGGCCTCGGCGTGTCGGAAGCCATGGCAGGGCAGACGGTTACGCTCTACGCGCTCGGGTCGGTTGTCGCCGCCGTTCCGGTGATTGCGGCGACGCGGAGCTGGAATCGCCGCCCGCTGTTCCTGCTGGCGATTGCGGGGTTGCTGATCTTCAACACGATGACGGCGGTTTCTGCCCAATACGGGCTGACACTCGTGGCCCGCTTTGTCGCCGGCATGTCGGCCGGCGTGGTGTGGGGGCTGGTCGCCGGCTATGCGCGGCGGCTGGCTCCGCAGAACCTGCAAGGCAGGGCGATGGCGATTGTCGGCGTCGGGCAACCCATCGCGCTTTCGCTCGGCGTGCCGCTCGGGTCATGGCTGGGCGGGATGTTCGACTGGCGGGCCGTCTTTTACATCATGTCCGCCATCGCATTGTTGCTGTTGGCGTGGGTCCGGCTCGCCGTCCCTGATTTTCCTGGTCAAGCCCGGCATCAACGTTTGCCCGTCCGCCTTGTCTTTCTCATTCCCGGGGTTCGGCCGGTCCTGTTGGTGCTGTTCGCATGGATACTCGCGCACAACATCCTCTACACCTATGTCGCTCCGTTCCTTGGTGCGACCGGAACGGATCTGCGCCTTGACCTCATCCTGCTCGTCTTCGGCGTGGCGTCGGTCGTCGGCATATGGGGCACCGGACTTCTGGTGGATCGCCAGTTGCGGGCGTTGACGCTGATCAGCTTGGCTGCCTTCGCTGTCGCCGCCATTCTTCTGGCGATACCGCATCACTCTGCCGTGCTGGTGCTGATCGGCGTGGCGGCCTGGGGACTGACTTTCGGGGGCGCACCCACGCTGCTGCAAACGGCACTGGCGGATTCGGCGGGTGACCACGCTGACGTCGCTCAATCCATCCTCGTCACGGTCTTCAATCTCGCGGTGGCCGGGGGAGGACTGATCGGAGGACTCGTCACCGACCAGGCCGGACCTGGTTGGCTGCCGTGGATTTTACTTCCCCTCGTCATGACTGCGCTGGCCACCGTGTGGCAGGCAAAAGCGCATGGCTTCAGGGCTGGGCGGCGAGCAGCATGA
- a CDS encoding efflux RND transporter periplasmic adaptor subunit, which produces MPSASSFSRRSLRARAMPFGIAVLLVGAAAAALLAWRGGGAVAKPSAEAPPTPVAAMVVRTETLPRGLEAIGSLQAVRQVILSPEVAGRVTAINFDAGTDVAAGAPLVQLYDAPLRASRAVAVSKGRFAQLQEKRSQGLAPSGFVTQETLQQRQEDLKQADASVEQLDAQIAQTTIRAPFAGQIGLRKVNLGQYVNAGDALATLTALDQLYANFTVPQQRLSNLKVGGAVTIRTDAFPDRVFEAKINAIEPQVAEDTRNVLVQALFDNPDRLLRPGLFVTVNVVLPPQLDAIVVPVTAIQTSASGESVLVVRDNKAIGVAVKTGQRIGERVVVEHGLAPGDHIVTSGQLRVVPGAAVQMTMAETQEKGR; this is translated from the coding sequence ATGCCGTCCGCATCATCTTTTTCTCGCCGGTCGCTGCGCGCCCGCGCAATGCCGTTCGGCATTGCTGTCCTCCTGGTTGGCGCGGCTGCCGCTGCATTGTTGGCATGGCGCGGCGGCGGAGCGGTCGCCAAGCCGTCCGCCGAAGCCCCGCCGACGCCGGTGGCGGCCATGGTGGTGCGGACCGAAACCCTGCCGCGCGGGCTCGAGGCGATCGGCTCGCTGCAGGCGGTGCGGCAGGTGATCCTGTCGCCCGAAGTGGCCGGGCGTGTCACCGCGATCAATTTCGACGCCGGCACCGACGTCGCCGCGGGCGCGCCGCTGGTGCAGCTCTATGACGCGCCGCTGCGCGCCTCGCGCGCCGTTGCGGTCTCCAAGGGACGCTTCGCGCAATTGCAGGAGAAGCGCTCCCAGGGGCTCGCGCCGTCCGGATTCGTGACCCAGGAGACCCTGCAACAGCGGCAGGAAGACCTGAAGCAGGCCGACGCCTCGGTGGAGCAGCTCGATGCGCAGATCGCGCAGACGACGATCCGGGCGCCGTTCGCAGGCCAGATCGGCCTGCGCAAGGTCAATCTCGGTCAATACGTCAACGCAGGCGATGCGCTCGCCACGCTGACCGCGCTCGACCAGCTCTATGCCAATTTCACCGTTCCGCAGCAGCGCCTGTCAAATCTGAAGGTGGGAGGCGCGGTGACGATCCGTACCGATGCTTTCCCCGATCGGGTGTTCGAGGCCAAGATCAATGCCATCGAACCGCAGGTCGCCGAGGACACCCGCAATGTCCTCGTGCAGGCCCTGTTCGATAATCCCGACCGGCTGCTGCGGCCCGGCCTGTTCGTGACGGTCAACGTGGTGCTGCCGCCGCAGCTGGATGCGATCGTGGTGCCGGTCACCGCGATCCAGACCAGCGCATCCGGCGAGAGCGTGCTCGTCGTGCGCGACAACAAGGCGATCGGTGTCGCGGTCAAAACCGGGCAGCGGATCGGCGAGCGCGTCGTGGTGGAGCACGGGCTTGCACCCGGCGACCACATCGTCACATCAGGCCAGCTCCGCGTCGTGCCCGGCGCAGCCGTGCAGATGACCATGGCCGAAACGCAGGAGAAGGGGCGCTAG